The segment GTCGATGCTGGTGTTCGAGTCGGCCGGGCTGGTGCTGCTGGCCACGATGATCGGCGTGGTGGTGCTCTCCAGCCAGCGCGGCCGCTACGGCGATGCCAGCGAGGGCTCGCTCCCGCCGGGGCTGACCCCGGGCGGCGCCCCGGCCGGCCAGCCCGAGAAAAAGGACGGCGAGTCCGGCGGCGAGCATGCGCACCATCACCACTGACGCGACGGAGGCCCGACGATGACCCTGACCACCCTGCTGCTGCTCGCCGCCGGCCTGATTGGCATCGGCGTCTACGGGGCGCTGTCCCAGCAATCGTTCGTCATGCTGATGATGGGCCTGGAGCTGATCCTCAACGGCGTGATGCTGGCGTCGGTGGCCTTTTGGGCCCTGACCGGCGCCGGCATGCCACAGGGCCAGTTGCTGACCATCGTGGTGATGGCGGTGATGGCTATCGAAATGGCCATAGGCTTCGCCCTGGTGGTGGCGGTCTATCGCGCCAAGCAGGCCGACACCACCGAAGCGCTCGACGGGCTGAAACACTGATGCTCTGGCTGGTCCCGCTCTTGCCGCTGCTGGCGGCGCCGCTGCTCTATGGTCTGTGCCGTGACGGCCGCCGTACGCGCCTCGCCGGGCTGGCCACCGCGGTAATCCTGACGACGGTCGGGCTCGCCGTGGCGGCACTGCTCGGCGACTGGTCGGGCAGCTACCGCTGGAGTTCGCAGATCCAGCTGACGCTGGCGCTGGCCCCGGCGAGCGCCGTGTTCGCTCTGACCGTGCCGCTGGTGGCCGCCCCCATAGCGCTGTATGCCGCCCATCACGAGGCGCAGGCGCCGACGCCCGCCGCGCTGGCCCGGCTGATGGCGCTGCTGCTGGCGTTCGTCGGGGCAATGGAGCTGCTGGTGCTGGCCGCCGACCTGCTGACCTTGCTGATCGCCTGGGAGCTGGTCGGCGCGCTGTCCTGGTCCCTGATCGGCCATGACTGGCGCGAACGCGGCAACCTGCGCGATGCCGGCTGGGCCTTTCTGGTCACCCGCTTCGGCGACCTGGGGTTGTACATCGCGGCGGCCGCGGCCTTCGCGGGCAGCGGCTCATTCGCCTTCACCGCCCTGCCCAGCTTGGAGGGCATGCCGTTGCAGGTCTTCGTCGCGGGCATCGTGCTCGCCTGTGCGGCGAAATCCGCGCAACTGCCGTTCGCGCCCTGGCTGTTTGCCGCGATGGCCGGCCCGACCTCGGTCTCGGCCCTGCTGCACGCTGCCACCATGGTGGCGGCGGGCGTGTACCTGACCACTCGCCTGCATCCGAGCCTGGACGCAGTCGCCTGGTTCGCGCCGCTGGCCATGGCGCTGGGGCTGGCGACGGCGCTGGCCGGTGGCGTGGTGGCCGGCCTGCAGGGGCACGCCAAGAAACTGCTCGCCGCCTCGACCTCCGCGCACCATGGCTTGATGTGGCTGGCGGTCGGTGCCGGCTACCCGGGGGCCGCGCTGCTGCACTTCGTGGTGCATGCGTTCTTCAAGGCCGGTCTGTTCCTGGCCAGCGGCATCGCCGAGCACCAGGTCGGCAGCTATGCGCTCGGCGCCATGCGCCTGGGCCGGCGCCTGCCCGGCATCGCCGTCGCAACGCTCATCGCCAGCCTGGCGCTGGCGGGCGTACCGCCGCTCGGTGGCGCCTGGAGCAAGGAGCAGATCGTCAGCGCCGCGGGCCATCACGGCGCCTGGCTGGCACTGGCGACGATGTTCGCCGGGGCATTCAGCGCGTACTACGCCACGCGCCTGCAGTGGCTGGGGTTCGGCCCGGGCCCCGGCATGCCGCGCACGCCGGGCGGTCGCCCCAGCAACGCCGAACGCCTGGCCCTGTACCTGCTCAGCGCCGGTTCCCTGCTGCTCTCGCTGCTGTGGTGGCCGGGCCTCGCCGAAGCGATCGGGCACCGGCTGGGCTTCGTCCTGCCGGCCGGCAAGCCTTGGGAAGTGCTGCTGTCGTGGTTGCTGGTCGGGCTGGGCGTGCTCGGCGGCGCGGTAGCCGTGCGCCAGCAATGGGGCAACGAAGACGAAGCCAACACGCGCCACCCGATGCTCAGCCGCTGGTTCGGCCTGCCCGCTTTGGCCACGCGCGGAGCCAGCGCGCTGTTTGCCGCCAGTCATGCCCTGGCGCGTTTCGATGACCGGGTGGTCGACGGCGGCCTGCGCCTGGTGGCGCGCTACGGCTCGGCCGCTCATGCGCTGGCCCGCTTCGACGACCGTGCGGTGGACGGTGGCGTCCGCCTCACCGCACGGGTCGGCGAGGGGCTGGCGCGGCTCGGTGATCGGCGCGGCGAAGCGCTGTTCGACGGCTGGGTCAGCGGCCTGTCGGAGGCCACCGGCGCCCTCGGGCGGCACGTGCGCCGCCTGCAAAGCGGGCAGATGCACCACTACTACACCGGAATTGCCGCGGGCCTCGCCGTGGTGGTCCTGATTCTCGCGATAGGAGGCCTGCCGTGATCCTCACCGCTGCCGTCAGCCTGCCCTTGCTGGGTGCGCTGACCCTCGCACTGCTGCCGCGTTGGAGCGAGGCCGCTTCGCGCACCTTCGCCACCGCGTTGGCGCTCGTTTCGCTGGTTTGCCTGGGCCTGGCCTGGCTGCGTTTCGATCCGGGCGGCGCGCTGTTCCAGCAGATCGAGGAGGTGCCTTGGGTGCCGGGCCTGGGCATGGCCTGGCGGCTCGGCGTGGACGGCATCGCCCTGGCGGTGGCGGGCATGAGCGCGCTGGTGTTCGTCGCCAGCATTGTCTATCCGGTCGATACGCGCGGGCGTGCGCCGACCTACTACGCCTGGCTGCTGTTCCTGCTCGGCGTCTCGCTCGGGGTGTTTCTCGCCCTCGACCTGCTGCTGTTCTACGTATTCTTCGATCTATCGCTGGTGGGCATGTTCTTTCTCATCGGCCGCTGGGGGCACGGCGAGCGCCAGGTGTCGGCGCTCAAGTTCTTTCTCTACACCTTCTGCGGCTCGCTGCTGATGCTGCTGGCGTTCATCGGCCTGTACCTGTCGGTGGCCCCGCACACCTTCGACATGCGTGTGCTGATCGCCGAACAACCGCTCGTCGGCGCAACGGTTCCGGCCGGTCTGGTGTTCCTCGGGCTGATGATCGGGCTCGGCATCAAGACGCCGCTGGTGCCGGTGCACACCTGGCTGCCGCAGGCACACGTGGACGCGCCGGCGCCGGCCTCGGCGATCCTCGCCGGCGTGCTGCTGAAAATGGGCACCTTCGGCATGCTGCGCATCCCCTTCGCGATGATGCGAGAAACCTTCGCCCACTACGCCTGGGTCATCGCGCTGGTAGCGGTGGTGTCGATTCTCTATGGCGCCTCGGTGGCGCTCGGCCAGCGCAACCTCAAGCGGCGGATCGCCTACACCTCGGTCAACCACATGGGCTATACCGTGCTCGGCCTCGCCGTGGCTGGCGCACTGCTCAGTGGCGATGAAGCGGCGCGGCAGCTGGCGCTGGTCGGCGCTACGGTGGAGATGGTCGCGCACGGCCTGATTACCGGCAGCCTGTTCCTCATCTGCGGCTCGTTCTGGCAGCGCACCGAGGACTACGAGCTCGCCCATTACGGCGGCCTGGCCCGGCGCGCACCGCTGCTGACCGGCTTTGCCGTGCTCGCCGCGTTCG is part of the Stutzerimonas balearica DSM 6083 genome and harbors:
- a CDS encoding NADH-quinone oxidoreductase subunit 5 family protein, with translation MLWLVPLLPLLAAPLLYGLCRDGRRTRLAGLATAVILTTVGLAVAALLGDWSGSYRWSSQIQLTLALAPASAVFALTVPLVAAPIALYAAHHEAQAPTPAALARLMALLLAFVGAMELLVLAADLLTLLIAWELVGALSWSLIGHDWRERGNLRDAGWAFLVTRFGDLGLYIAAAAAFAGSGSFAFTALPSLEGMPLQVFVAGIVLACAAKSAQLPFAPWLFAAMAGPTSVSALLHAATMVAAGVYLTTRLHPSLDAVAWFAPLAMALGLATALAGGVVAGLQGHAKKLLAASTSAHHGLMWLAVGAGYPGAALLHFVVHAFFKAGLFLASGIAEHQVGSYALGAMRLGRRLPGIAVATLIASLALAGVPPLGGAWSKEQIVSAAGHHGAWLALATMFAGAFSAYYATRLQWLGFGPGPGMPRTPGGRPSNAERLALYLLSAGSLLLSLLWWPGLAEAIGHRLGFVLPAGKPWEVLLSWLLVGLGVLGGAVAVRQQWGNEDEANTRHPMLSRWFGLPALATRGASALFAASHALARFDDRVVDGGLRLVARYGSAAHALARFDDRAVDGGVRLTARVGEGLARLGDRRGEALFDGWVSGLSEATGALGRHVRRLQSGQMHHYYTGIAAGLAVVVLILAIGGLP
- a CDS encoding complex I subunit 4 family protein, with amino-acid sequence MILTAAVSLPLLGALTLALLPRWSEAASRTFATALALVSLVCLGLAWLRFDPGGALFQQIEEVPWVPGLGMAWRLGVDGIALAVAGMSALVFVASIVYPVDTRGRAPTYYAWLLFLLGVSLGVFLALDLLLFYVFFDLSLVGMFFLIGRWGHGERQVSALKFFLYTFCGSLLMLLAFIGLYLSVAPHTFDMRVLIAEQPLVGATVPAGLVFLGLMIGLGIKTPLVPVHTWLPQAHVDAPAPASAILAGVLLKMGTFGMLRIPFAMMRETFAHYAWVIALVAVVSILYGASVALGQRNLKRRIAYTSVNHMGYTVLGLAVAGALLSGDEAARQLALVGATVEMVAHGLITGSLFLICGSFWQRTEDYELAHYGGLARRAPLLTGFAVLAAFASLGLPGLAGFVAEFHVFAGTFAVYPGLAVIGIFGILITAALFLQTLTQLFFGELPPRLDGFNDLGRREGWVLGVLAAAFVLIGVAPQFLLGVVEASAGWLLGLR
- the nuoK gene encoding NADH-quinone oxidoreductase subunit NuoK; this encodes MTLTTLLLLAAGLIGIGVYGALSQQSFVMLMMGLELILNGVMLASVAFWALTGAGMPQGQLLTIVVMAVMAIEMAIGFALVVAVYRAKQADTTEALDGLKH